A region from the Candidatus Electrothrix scaldis genome encodes:
- a CDS encoding cereblon family protein, with protein MWTITALPRPDLFLLDLGSNTGEANNLLDDTTSRLQNKKDEPIRCRTCLAPLTAKDQAISKQGRHEHVFFNPSGITFELRCFQDALGCLVKGKPTGEFSWFSGYLWQYALCMNCRTHIGWFFSANYESAGANVETFFALITPHLL; from the coding sequence TTGTGGACCATTACCGCCCTGCCACGACCTGATTTATTCCTGCTGGATCTCGGCTCAAATACTGGTGAAGCAAACAACCTGCTGGACGACACAACCAGCAGGTTGCAGAACAAGAAAGATGAGCCGATCCGATGTCGTACCTGCTTAGCTCCCCTCACGGCCAAGGATCAGGCAATAAGCAAGCAGGGACGGCATGAACACGTTTTTTTCAATCCCTCAGGCATTACCTTTGAGCTCCGCTGCTTCCAGGATGCCCTCGGTTGCCTTGTCAAGGGAAAGCCAACCGGGGAATTCAGCTGGTTCTCAGGATATCTCTGGCAGTACGCGCTCTGCATGAACTGCCGCACTCATATCGGCTGGTTTTTCAGCGCGAATTACGAAAGTGCTGGAGCAAACGTAGAAACCTTTTTTGCCTTGATTACTCCGCATCTTCTATAG
- a CDS encoding DUF4276 family protein has protein sequence MTTLVFFLEEPSAKEMLHGILPKILPEHIVPRFVVFEGKQDLEKQISRKLQLWKQPDSWFIILRDQDAGDCRKIKENLLNKCIKVGRPDAIVRIACHELESFYLGDLHSVEKGLGITGLAKNQDKKKFRQPDNLPNPSRELQKLTNTRYQKVSGSRAIGRYLNLDNNRSRSFNALTQAIKKIVLSSNPAEAY, from the coding sequence ATGACTACTCTAGTTTTTTTTCTGGAAGAGCCGTCGGCAAAAGAGATGCTGCACGGCATCCTGCCTAAAATTTTACCGGAACATATCGTTCCACGCTTCGTCGTCTTTGAGGGAAAACAGGATCTGGAGAAACAGATCTCCCGCAAATTGCAACTATGGAAACAACCTGATTCTTGGTTCATAATTTTGCGAGATCAAGACGCAGGAGATTGTCGAAAAATAAAAGAAAATCTATTAAATAAATGCATTAAGGTCGGACGACCCGATGCAATTGTCCGGATAGCATGCCATGAATTGGAGAGTTTTTATCTTGGAGACCTACACTCTGTGGAAAAAGGGCTTGGAATAACCGGACTTGCCAAGAACCAGGATAAAAAGAAGTTTCGACAACCGGACAACCTACCAAATCCATCCCGTGAGTTACAAAAACTAACCAACACGCGCTATCAAAAAGTCTCAGGTTCGCGAGCTATTGGTAGATATCTGAATCTGGACAATAACCGCTCGCGTAGTTTCAACGCACTCACACAAGCAATAAAAAAAATAGTATTATCAAGCAATCCAGCTGAAGCATATTGA
- a CDS encoding acyl-[ACP]--phospholipid O-acyltransferase: MKKLISLALLFLLRLRYRIRVDGLKKLKANTKDNRPLLFLPNHQALIDPVVVMSLLFPSFTPRPLVDENQSNHPLAKYLMDMVGAIFIPDLNTSSRDVKEQVFAGIEEIVASLKRGENVLMYPAGRISRGHTEVIGANSGAVSVVHAVPEARIVLLRIRGLWGSRFSRAHGLPSLFGEVGKLLFRVLANTVFFMPRRPVHIEIVEPEDFPRSGDKKAINRYLEEFYNFEPDRKTEIPSYWWQGHNPIYHDEVQAEFASQDTGTIPDSIRFLVLSRLTELSGIENIQEEDKLAADLGMDSLVLAEFGAWMHQEFGVATENLEVLQRVSDCILAAGGIMPALTSVPLKPVSSKWFEPVEEQALSFSEGDTIAELFLRRARQYPGQVVLSDQVSGDKTWRQLIMAVYALLPEVTKLPEKRVGIMMPASVSAAVSWLVVMFSGKEPVMVNWTSGTGNMQYSLQAVGVRQVITAKALTSQLEQRGIALDTVGVTWLYLEDMATRISGLQKVTALVKSWLPWRALQQAKIAENAAILFTSGSEARPKAVPLTHANFLANARDFAQILSLTSNDRLLGILPVFHSFGLAGAVVLPLCTGLRTVYWPNPTEGLQLARIIGAYGATTLLATPTFLNGVLRAGKPDLLHSLRLVFSGAEKCPDHIFAALKEQCPHTVLCEGYGVTECSPVVAVNSPEAPQPGTIGRVLSSMEYVLLDPETNEPVSQGKNGRLLVRGGNVFSGYLGDAPSPFVDFDGKAWYDTGDLMFERDGVLVFAGRLKRFVKIGGEMVSLPAIEQVLEAHYPTGDGPVLAVAATADEQHPELVLLTVFETDRQEANQAIRDAGLSPLHNIRMVRQIDEIPLLGSGKTDYTSINKIVNE, from the coding sequence ATGAAAAAGCTAATCTCTCTGGCCCTTTTATTTCTCCTTCGTCTTCGGTATCGCATCAGGGTTGATGGGCTAAAAAAGCTCAAGGCCAATACCAAAGATAATCGCCCTCTGCTCTTTCTTCCCAACCATCAGGCCCTGATTGATCCGGTTGTCGTCATGAGCCTGCTCTTCCCCTCCTTTACTCCAAGACCTCTGGTTGATGAAAATCAGTCCAATCACCCCCTGGCAAAGTATCTCATGGACATGGTAGGGGCCATATTTATCCCAGACTTGAATACCAGCAGCCGAGATGTCAAAGAGCAAGTCTTTGCCGGAATTGAGGAAATCGTGGCAAGTCTGAAACGTGGGGAAAATGTCCTTATGTACCCTGCCGGGCGTATCTCAAGGGGGCATACCGAGGTTATCGGTGCCAATAGTGGGGCAGTTTCTGTGGTGCATGCGGTACCGGAAGCGAGAATCGTTCTTCTGCGCATTCGGGGATTATGGGGTAGTCGGTTCAGCAGGGCTCATGGTCTTCCCTCTTTGTTTGGAGAGGTCGGAAAGCTTTTGTTTCGAGTGCTTGCCAATACGGTCTTTTTTATGCCACGGCGACCCGTGCATATCGAGATTGTTGAGCCAGAGGACTTCCCGAGGTCTGGGGACAAAAAAGCCATTAATCGCTATCTGGAAGAATTTTATAATTTCGAGCCGGATAGGAAGACAGAAATACCCTCATATTGGTGGCAGGGTCACAATCCTATCTACCATGATGAGGTGCAGGCTGAGTTTGCCAGTCAGGATACCGGCACTATTCCAGACAGTATTCGTTTTTTGGTGCTCTCAAGATTGACTGAGCTTTCTGGTATAGAAAATATCCAGGAAGAAGATAAATTAGCCGCTGACCTTGGTATGGACAGCTTGGTTCTGGCCGAGTTCGGTGCTTGGATGCACCAGGAATTTGGCGTGGCAACAGAAAATCTGGAAGTGTTGCAACGGGTTTCAGACTGTATCCTTGCAGCCGGTGGCATAATGCCTGCCCTCACGAGTGTGCCACTTAAGCCAGTTTCCTCCAAATGGTTTGAGCCGGTTGAAGAGCAGGCGCTGTCTTTTTCTGAGGGAGATACTATTGCGGAGCTTTTCCTGCGTCGGGCCCGTCAATATCCTGGACAGGTTGTTTTGTCCGATCAGGTCAGTGGCGACAAAACCTGGCGGCAGTTAATTATGGCCGTGTATGCGTTGTTGCCGGAAGTTACCAAGCTCCCCGAAAAAAGGGTCGGCATCATGATGCCTGCCTCGGTCAGTGCTGCTGTCAGCTGGCTGGTGGTGATGTTCAGTGGCAAAGAGCCGGTGATGGTTAACTGGACCAGTGGAACCGGCAATATGCAATACTCTTTACAAGCTGTTGGAGTACGGCAAGTGATTACAGCCAAGGCCCTGACGAGCCAATTGGAGCAACGGGGGATTGCATTGGATACCGTTGGTGTGACCTGGTTGTACCTGGAAGATATGGCAACCCGGATAAGCGGCCTGCAGAAAGTGACAGCTCTGGTGAAAAGCTGGCTGCCCTGGAGAGCGTTGCAGCAGGCAAAGATCGCGGAAAATGCAGCGATCCTTTTTACCTCTGGATCGGAGGCTCGCCCTAAAGCTGTGCCCTTGACCCATGCTAATTTTCTTGCCAATGCCCGTGATTTTGCCCAGATCTTGTCACTGACTTCAAATGATCGTCTTCTGGGGATTCTTCCGGTTTTTCATTCATTCGGTTTGGCCGGGGCCGTTGTTCTACCTCTTTGCACAGGCCTTCGGACTGTATATTGGCCTAATCCCACTGAGGGCTTGCAGTTGGCTCGGATAATCGGCGCCTACGGTGCCACGACCCTCTTGGCTACGCCTACTTTTCTGAACGGGGTGCTTCGGGCGGGAAAACCGGATTTGCTCCACTCCTTACGCCTGGTTTTTTCTGGGGCTGAGAAGTGTCCGGATCATATCTTTGCGGCCTTGAAGGAACAATGTCCTCACACCGTACTTTGCGAGGGCTACGGTGTGACCGAGTGTTCCCCTGTTGTTGCTGTGAATTCCCCAGAGGCCCCGCAGCCGGGTACCATTGGCCGTGTTTTATCCTCAATGGAGTACGTTTTATTAGACCCGGAAACCAACGAACCTGTTTCACAAGGGAAAAATGGTCGTCTTTTAGTGCGAGGCGGAAATGTTTTTTCTGGTTACCTTGGAGATGCGCCCTCACCCTTTGTCGACTTTGATGGCAAAGCTTGGTATGATACCGGAGATCTGATGTTTGAGCGAGATGGGGTGCTTGTCTTTGCCGGTCGTCTGAAGCGCTTTGTCAAAATAGGTGGAGAAATGGTCTCTCTGCCTGCAATTGAGCAGGTTTTGGAAGCACATTACCCTACGGGAGATGGACCGGTTTTGGCTGTAGCTGCTACGGCTGATGAGCAGCATCCTGAACTTGTTCTGCTCACAGTCTTTGAGACGGATAGACAGGAGGCAAATCAGGCGATTCGGGATGCAGGGTTATCCCCTCTGCATAACATTCGTATGGTCCGACAAATTGATGAAATACCGCTGCTTGGCTCGGGAAAGACAGATTATACGAGCATCAATAAGATCGTCAATGAATAG
- a CDS encoding VCBS repeat-containing protein, whose translation MVDNLTELLHQQNNVAVQNTLQKIPNTSLLAGTLKEQAEGYEINIKVFGHRPSTQISLTQSFNQLESALTVLDELSLDIAEKIFSIARPKKTEIAEKKDGLEGFYTAHPERMFKEKKYNVKQEITQNTEPEIKSSGFGIQSSRQDPLPSSTVLAMAVGDLNNDGTKEFVSLEKASVVIYHKSPNASFQRIALQPLARHLGLHTINLADLDHNGLQEIYIGASNGKNPASQILEWDGRNFHVLYQNASYYLRPEIGTAGQTILLGQENVFQEGGSSNFYSLKRQQDGSLMKRERLTLPLGFNIYDFILVDLDMDGTLEFVGITRGNKLTVIDKSGRTLWKSEKSFGASREILGTLSSTVDGDRNQANNPKPLYMHTRLIAQDLNGDGKPEIILGRNRLTDTTFFRRLRSFEGSSITALTWSDGTMKTMWESPKFSGYTVDFHISKGTAGTFRLVVLEQEHSNNLVSFLSRKDARVHTFILGRNDAVAP comes from the coding sequence ATGGTCGATAACCTCACAGAGCTGCTCCACCAACAAAACAACGTTGCTGTACAAAACACCCTGCAAAAGATACCAAACACCTCTCTGCTTGCAGGTACACTAAAAGAGCAAGCAGAAGGCTATGAAATCAACATTAAGGTCTTCGGGCATAGACCAAGCACTCAGATCTCTTTGACGCAATCATTCAATCAATTAGAGAGCGCCTTAACTGTCCTGGATGAACTGTCTTTGGATATAGCAGAAAAAATATTCTCCATAGCTCGACCGAAAAAAACAGAAATTGCAGAAAAAAAGGACGGTCTTGAAGGATTTTACACTGCGCATCCTGAGCGTATGTTTAAAGAAAAAAAATATAATGTAAAACAAGAGATCACGCAAAACACAGAACCAGAGATCAAAAGCTCCGGGTTTGGTATCCAATCCTCACGACAAGATCCCTTACCATCATCTACAGTCCTGGCAATGGCTGTTGGAGACCTGAATAACGACGGAACAAAAGAATTTGTTTCTCTGGAAAAGGCAAGCGTAGTCATCTATCATAAAAGTCCGAACGCTTCTTTTCAACGTATTGCATTGCAGCCTCTTGCCCGTCATCTTGGCCTCCACACAATAAACCTTGCAGACCTTGACCATAACGGTCTCCAAGAAATCTATATAGGCGCCAGTAATGGGAAAAACCCTGCTTCACAAATTTTAGAATGGGACGGCAGGAACTTTCATGTTCTTTATCAAAATGCCTCCTATTACCTCCGCCCAGAGATTGGTACGGCAGGGCAGACAATCTTACTCGGTCAGGAAAATGTCTTTCAGGAAGGAGGAAGCAGCAACTTCTATAGTTTGAAAAGACAGCAGGACGGCTCACTTATGAAGAGAGAGCGCCTTACCCTCCCGCTGGGATTCAATATTTACGACTTTATCCTGGTGGACCTGGATATGGATGGAACTTTGGAATTTGTTGGGATCACCCGAGGCAATAAACTGACAGTCATCGACAAGAGTGGAAGGACCCTATGGAAAAGCGAAAAGAGCTTTGGGGCGAGCCGGGAAATACTCGGAACCCTTTCAAGTACAGTGGATGGTGATCGTAACCAGGCAAATAATCCCAAACCACTCTATATGCATACCCGCCTTATTGCGCAGGACTTGAATGGAGATGGAAAACCGGAAATTATTCTTGGGAGAAACCGCTTGACTGACACTACTTTTTTTCGACGTCTGAGATCCTTTGAAGGTTCCTCAATCACTGCCCTAACTTGGTCAGATGGTACAATGAAGACAATGTGGGAGAGCCCGAAATTCTCTGGCTATACGGTTGATTTTCACATTTCCAAAGGTACAGCCGGAACATTTCGTCTTGTCGTTCTAGAACAAGAGCATAGCAATAACCTGGTATCCTTCCTGAGCAGGAAAGACGCACGGGTTCACACCTTTATTCTTGGCAGGAACGACGCTGTCGCGCCATAA
- a CDS encoding AAA family ATPase, protein MKIETIRLRNFKSFENVELTNIPAFCIVVGANGTGKTTLFDVFGFLKDCLAYNVTRALRSRGGFQEMVSRGKAEETISIELQFRLNITGSERLVTYLLEIAQERGKAIVKREILRYKRGAYGSPYHFLNFQRGCGSAVTNEEDFNKTEDELDREEQQLDSPDILAIKGLGQFQRFKAANAFRQMLENWHVSDFHINLARGSKDDIGYAEHLSVSGDNLQLVAKHLYDNHREEFNHIITSMKERVPGIGSIEPEATRDERLLLKFQDGSFKDPFIDKYVSDGTIKMFAYLVLLYDPSPHPLLCVEEPENQLYPTLLLELAEEFRSYANRGGQVFVSTHSPDFLNAALLEEVFWLVKENGYTKVKRAMDDEQISAYMNDGDQMGYLWKQGFFEGADPR, encoded by the coding sequence ATGAAAATTGAAACAATTCGCCTAAGAAACTTCAAAAGCTTTGAGAATGTCGAACTTACTAACATCCCGGCTTTCTGCATTGTTGTGGGTGCAAACGGTACAGGCAAGACAACCTTGTTTGATGTTTTTGGTTTCCTCAAGGATTGCCTTGCTTATAATGTAACTCGGGCTCTGCGCAGCCGAGGAGGATTCCAGGAGATGGTCAGTCGGGGCAAAGCAGAAGAGACAATCTCAATTGAATTGCAATTTCGGCTTAACATCACCGGCAGTGAACGACTGGTCACTTATCTTCTTGAAATAGCTCAAGAGCGGGGAAAGGCTATTGTTAAAAGAGAAATTCTCCGTTACAAACGGGGTGCATATGGTTCACCATATCATTTTCTTAATTTTCAACGGGGTTGTGGTTCTGCTGTCACTAATGAAGAAGATTTCAACAAGACTGAAGATGAGTTGGACCGGGAAGAACAACAATTAGACAGCCCTGATATACTCGCCATTAAGGGCTTGGGTCAATTTCAGCGCTTCAAGGCCGCCAACGCTTTTCGCCAGATGCTGGAGAACTGGCATGTGTCCGACTTTCATATCAATCTTGCACGTGGAAGTAAAGATGACATTGGATATGCTGAGCATCTCTCTGTTTCCGGTGACAACCTGCAGCTGGTAGCCAAACACCTATACGACAACCATAGGGAAGAGTTCAATCATATTATTACCAGCATGAAGGAACGGGTGCCGGGAATAGGCAGTATCGAACCTGAAGCAACACGTGATGAGCGACTGCTGCTCAAATTCCAAGACGGTTCCTTCAAAGATCCTTTCATCGATAAATATGTCTCTGATGGAACGATCAAAATGTTTGCCTATCTGGTTCTCCTCTATGATCCAAGCCCCCATCCTCTACTTTGTGTTGAAGAACCGGAAAACCAACTCTACCCAACCTTGCTTCTGGAACTGGCCGAAGAATTTCGTTCCTATGCAAATCGGGGCGGTCAAGTTTTTGTCTCTACTCATTCTCCTGACTTTCTTAATGCTGCTCTACTTGAAGAAGTTTTTTGGTTGGTTAAAGAAAATGGTTATACCAAAGTCAAGAGAGCTATGGATGACGAGCAAATTTCAGCCTATATGAACGATGGCGATCAAATGGGGTATCTATGGAAACAAGGATTTTTTGAAGGTGCAGACCCCAGATGA
- the cobA gene encoding uroporphyrinogen-III C-methyltransferase — translation MSEKNIKGKVYLVGAGPGDPGLLTLRGKYLLQRAEVVFYDYLVNKKLLKHVPDTAELIYVGKKGGGLHAYTQEGINQLLVEYGASGKRVVRLKGGDPFIFGRGAEEIQELVEAGIDFEVVPGVTSATAAATYAGIPITHRGYTTSVAFVTGHEATGKRESTVAWDKLATGAGTIVVYMGIKNLPIITSKLLEHGRDPETPVAVVRWASTPIQRSVVGTLETITDVVREANIAPPALVIVGEVVNLRDTVDWFERRPLFGKRMVVTRTREQASELVSLLEENGADCLEYSTIHIEPVDDYSQLDHAVENMSSYDWVLFTSLNAITYFFKRLEATGKDSRILSGCCIGAVGRATADELLKHGIRADLIPEKFTGAGLAESLLASDIAGKHVLLPRAEKAMETLPEMLQDAGANVTVAPVYRNVPPQGRKDELREELADGNIELVTFTSSSTVTNFLTMIDAENEQELHQLLESVKIAAIGPVTAETVRKNGLNVDIQPKNYTIPDMVAAIVDHYRPATT, via the coding sequence ATGAGCGAAAAAAATATAAAAGGCAAAGTCTACCTCGTCGGTGCTGGTCCTGGTGATCCAGGCCTCCTCACTCTGCGGGGAAAATACCTCCTCCAGCGGGCAGAAGTCGTATTCTACGACTATCTGGTGAACAAAAAACTCCTTAAGCATGTCCCAGATACTGCCGAACTGATCTACGTCGGTAAAAAAGGTGGTGGACTCCACGCCTACACCCAGGAAGGCATCAATCAACTCCTCGTGGAATACGGCGCTTCCGGTAAACGGGTCGTTCGCCTCAAAGGCGGTGACCCCTTTATCTTTGGCCGTGGAGCCGAAGAGATTCAGGAATTGGTCGAAGCTGGGATCGATTTCGAGGTGGTTCCAGGTGTTACCTCTGCTACCGCTGCGGCCACCTACGCAGGTATTCCCATCACCCATCGGGGCTACACCACTTCTGTGGCCTTTGTAACCGGCCACGAAGCCACCGGCAAACGGGAATCCACCGTGGCCTGGGATAAACTGGCCACCGGTGCTGGCACCATCGTCGTCTATATGGGCATTAAGAATCTGCCGATTATCACCTCCAAGCTCCTGGAGCATGGGCGTGATCCTGAGACCCCGGTAGCTGTGGTCCGCTGGGCCTCAACCCCGATTCAACGCTCTGTCGTTGGCACTCTGGAAACAATTACCGATGTGGTTCGCGAAGCGAACATTGCCCCCCCTGCCTTGGTTATCGTCGGCGAAGTGGTTAATCTGCGCGATACCGTTGACTGGTTTGAACGCCGCCCCTTGTTTGGCAAACGCATGGTTGTTACCCGTACCCGCGAGCAGGCCAGCGAGCTGGTCTCTCTGCTGGAAGAAAACGGCGCGGATTGCCTGGAGTATTCCACCATTCATATTGAACCGGTAGATGACTACAGCCAGCTGGACCACGCTGTAGAAAACATGAGCAGCTACGATTGGGTCCTCTTTACCAGCCTGAACGCCATTACCTATTTCTTCAAGAGATTGGAGGCAACAGGGAAAGACAGTCGCATTTTATCTGGCTGCTGCATTGGCGCTGTGGGCCGGGCAACAGCTGATGAGCTGCTCAAGCACGGCATTCGCGCTGACTTAATCCCAGAAAAATTCACAGGCGCAGGTTTGGCGGAATCCCTGCTCGCAAGCGATATAGCAGGAAAGCATGTCCTGCTCCCCAGAGCGGAAAAGGCGATGGAAACACTGCCGGAGATGCTTCAGGATGCAGGTGCAAATGTGACCGTAGCCCCGGTATACCGTAACGTACCTCCGCAGGGACGCAAAGACGAGCTCCGAGAAGAGCTGGCTGACGGCAATATCGAGCTGGTGACCTTTACCAGTTCTTCTACCGTGACTAATTTCCTGACCATGATCGACGCAGAAAATGAGCAGGAATTACATCAGCTCCTGGAGAGCGTCAAGATTGCAGCCATCGGGCCGGTCACCGCAGAGACTGTACGAAAGAACGGCCTGAACGTTGACATTCAACCAAAAAATTATACCATTCCTGATATGGTGGCCGCCATTGTGGACCATTACCGCCCTGCCACGACCTGA
- a CDS encoding EAL domain-containing protein yields MLETKIYYEDSKVLRNFVEAYRSVYQQAFVENHISLDEGNMYLLPVMAISKISEEFTQVTGGRVTVNAVTDRPRNLNNKADDVELKAIEFFRKNTSAQEYFEPVRKGKDQFFFYASPFYIKKMCLQCHGSREEVLPDVAQKYSTALDYKEGDLRGVISIKMKKANIRNELINLFFVKTTLVTLAGSLLFLTVIFFLIRKLKQQDAQYTQELEKTVQNQTGELQEQVNLLREYSKVLDASLIVSKGDLEGNITYVNDKMCQVFGYGPSELIGRPHSFLQHSDMDDHVFLELWKSIQAKRIWQGLLKNRKKDGSHCWAQTTVCPILDNTGEIVEYIAARADVTELVENRQEMQALLTTDNLTGLPNRYQMLIDLSHQTLMTVILFDIHAFADINDYFGIETGDRILVEFVRRLQRECEDKPCELYKLPGDQTALLVTEEWSLPEVEATVEQFTDCITRKPFYVNDSEIAVHVTCGIAWNVEKNGLLEADIALKQAKKNRQEYVVNKESGNFMLELEKNHSIAVDIKNALREGRVVTFFQPIIRAATGEIDKYECLVRIIDEDGTVLSPYLFLDAAKKARIYTKITMAVIDRACAAFADSTMEFSVNLSTQDILDLAVVRHLKKRLGKSSIGSRAILEIVETEGFENYDEVAEFIKEMKEMGCKIAIDDFGSGHSNYERLMKLQVDYLKIDGSILKKLTSDEISQTIVETIVAVAKKLGIQTVAEFVYDKDTAELATSLGVDFLQGYYFSEPLKEVKS; encoded by the coding sequence TTGTTGGAAACGAAAATTTATTATGAAGATTCCAAGGTACTGAGGAATTTTGTCGAAGCGTATCGTTCTGTCTATCAGCAGGCTTTTGTTGAAAACCATATTTCACTGGATGAAGGTAATATGTACCTTCTGCCTGTTATGGCGATTTCGAAAATTTCTGAAGAATTTACCCAGGTTACGGGTGGTCGGGTTACCGTCAATGCTGTGACGGACAGGCCGAGAAACCTGAACAATAAGGCTGATGATGTTGAGTTAAAAGCCATAGAATTTTTTAGAAAAAATACCAGCGCGCAGGAATACTTTGAGCCAGTAAGAAAAGGCAAGGACCAGTTCTTTTTTTATGCTTCGCCTTTCTACATAAAAAAAATGTGCCTGCAATGTCATGGCTCCAGAGAAGAGGTCCTCCCGGATGTTGCGCAGAAGTACTCCACAGCTCTCGATTATAAGGAAGGAGATCTGCGTGGGGTCATCAGTATTAAGATGAAAAAGGCGAATATCAGGAATGAGCTGATTAACCTTTTTTTCGTGAAAACAACGCTTGTTACCTTGGCGGGAAGTCTTCTTTTTCTCACGGTTATTTTCTTTTTGATTCGCAAACTAAAGCAGCAAGACGCGCAATATACTCAAGAGCTGGAAAAGACGGTTCAGAACCAAACCGGTGAGCTGCAAGAACAGGTCAATCTTCTGCGTGAATATTCAAAAGTACTTGATGCCAGTCTGATCGTTTCCAAGGGTGATCTTGAAGGGAATATTACCTATGTTAACGATAAGATGTGTCAAGTTTTCGGCTATGGGCCAAGCGAGCTCATCGGGCGACCACATTCCTTCTTGCAGCATTCTGATATGGATGATCATGTTTTTCTTGAGTTATGGAAAAGCATACAGGCGAAGAGAATTTGGCAGGGACTTCTGAAAAACAGAAAGAAGGATGGAAGCCATTGCTGGGCCCAGACCACTGTTTGTCCGATTTTGGACAACACTGGTGAAATTGTTGAATATATAGCGGCTCGGGCAGATGTAACTGAGCTCGTGGAGAACCGGCAGGAGATGCAGGCTCTCTTAACAACGGATAATCTGACCGGGCTCCCCAACAGGTATCAGATGCTGATAGATCTCAGTCACCAGACTCTGATGACGGTCATCCTTTTTGATATTCATGCCTTTGCAGATATCAACGATTATTTCGGCATAGAAACAGGTGACAGAATTCTTGTTGAATTTGTTCGTCGTCTGCAAAGAGAATGCGAAGATAAACCCTGCGAGCTGTATAAGCTTCCTGGGGATCAGACAGCTTTGCTGGTAACAGAAGAGTGGTCTTTACCTGAGGTTGAAGCAACTGTGGAACAGTTCACAGATTGCATAACGAGAAAACCTTTCTATGTCAATGATAGTGAGATCGCAGTGCATGTAACCTGCGGGATTGCCTGGAATGTAGAAAAAAATGGTCTTCTTGAGGCTGATATCGCTTTGAAGCAGGCGAAGAAAAATCGGCAAGAGTATGTGGTCAATAAGGAGAGCGGCAACTTCATGTTGGAGTTGGAGAAAAATCACTCTATCGCCGTTGATATAAAAAATGCTCTGCGTGAAGGCAGAGTTGTTACCTTCTTTCAACCTATTATTCGCGCAGCCACTGGCGAAATTGACAAGTATGAGTGTCTGGTACGGATTATTGATGAAGATGGAACTGTTCTGTCTCCTTACCTCTTTCTTGACGCAGCAAAGAAGGCAAGAATTTATACAAAAATAACAATGGCAGTTATTGATCGTGCCTGTGCCGCCTTTGCAGATTCCACGATGGAATTTTCTGTGAACTTATCTACTCAGGATATTCTTGACTTGGCTGTTGTCAGACATCTCAAGAAGAGACTGGGAAAATCCTCAATAGGCAGCAGGGCCATCCTTGAGATTGTTGAAACAGAAGGTTTTGAAAATTACGATGAAGTCGCCGAATTTATCAAAGAGATGAAGGAAATGGGCTGTAAGATAGCCATTGATGACTTCGGGAGTGGACATTCTAACTATGAGCGCCTCATGAAGCTTCAGGTTGATTATCTGAAGATAGATGGCTCAATTCTCAAGAAATTGACCTCAGACGAAATTTCGCAAACCATTGTTGAAACCATTGTTGCTGTTGCCAAGAAGCTTGGTATTCAAACGGTTGCTGAATTCGTTTATGACAAGGATACGGCAGAGCTGGCGACCTCATTGGGAGTTGACTTTCTGCAGGGGTATTATTTTTCAGAGCCCCTTAAAGAAGTTAAAAGTTGA
- a CDS encoding thermonuclease family protein yields MVEVEDGDTIRVLLNDSPYTVSLYGIDSPERTQTYGMQAMQKITRLMNSKNISLQIYDKDTEKRRCLAVVSVGQKNVNELLVKGGYAWVKKEYCYESFCADWLSYQQKAIEGKKGLWGYPDPMEPWVWRAMPKEKRQDLQQGYSPVANGLRSRYGKDTTVIGE; encoded by the coding sequence ATGGTTGAGGTAGAAGATGGTGATACCATACGCGTTTTGCTGAATGATTCTCCGTACACTGTGAGTCTTTATGGGATTGATAGTCCTGAGAGAACGCAAACCTATGGCATGCAGGCTATGCAAAAAATTACAAGGCTGATGAACAGTAAGAATATCAGCCTTCAGATTTATGATAAAGATACTGAAAAGCGACGATGTCTTGCGGTTGTTTCAGTGGGGCAGAAAAATGTGAATGAGCTTCTGGTAAAAGGCGGTTATGCTTGGGTGAAGAAAGAGTATTGCTATGAGTCTTTTTGTGCTGATTGGCTCTCTTACCAGCAGAAAGCTATTGAGGGGAAAAAAGGCCTGTGGGGGTACCCAGATCCTATGGAGCCTTGGGTATGGAGGGCAATGCCCAAGGAGAAGAGACAAGACCTTCAGCAAGGCTATAGTCCTGTTGCCAATGGATTACGGTCCAGATATGGCAAAGATACAACTGTTATCGGAGAGTAA